One part of the Drosophila teissieri strain GT53w chromosome 3R, Prin_Dtei_1.1, whole genome shotgun sequence genome encodes these proteins:
- the LOC122620510 gene encoding iron-sulfur cluster assembly 2 homolog, mitochondrial, with protein MAFLLRQVARTGFQRNLILMRHATASTSANPDLSVQVSESCLKRLREICVDGSFLRVTVEGGGCSGFQYKFDLDKQLNEDDRQFGEGEAKVVIDTVSLEYCSGATVDYHSELIRAGFRMVANPLAEQGCSCGSSFSIKL; from the exons ATGGCGTTCCTACTGCGGCAGGTGGCCAGAACCGGATTCCAAAG AAATCTAATCCTAATGCGGCATGCCACCGCTTCCACATCCGCCAATCCCGACCTGAGTGTCCAGGTGAGCGAGAGCTGCTTGAAGCGACTCCGCGAGATCTGCGTGGACGGATCCTTCCTGCGAGTGACCGTCGAGGGCGGCGGATGCTCCGGCTTTCAGTACAAATTCGATTTGGACAAGCAGCTGAACGAGGATGACCGGCAGTTTGGCGAGGGTGAGGCAAAGGTGGTGATCGATACCGTCTCGCTGGAGTACTGCAGTGGTGCCACCGTAGACTACCATAGCGAACTAATACGCGCCGGCTTTCGGATGGTGGCTAATCCGCTGGCGGAACAGGGCTGCTCCTGCGGCTCCTCATTCTCAATCAAATtgtaa
- the LOC122620509 gene encoding protein phosphatase 1 regulatory subunit 21, producing MAEKSLAMEGTVPEAKYQKLATEYSKLRAQATVLKKAVLEEQSKEASLREQLQQYATSLRRTEQEVDSLGFRNKQLESRVSQLQQEISVHEQPKKKDKDSGGRRGLQNNSRPEAEPPSDAAQEALIFEELQKKIMENAQLTSLIDDKQRDLLLHTERIASLEQKLEKRIGDQNELEKRLRKEVETLQHRNSELETKLVDAASMLGSEDALSATGSDNTPLHNLQQQSNSNQLTSEDRIALLEKEAAHWRAQFEVAKLHQAFVSNPSKDLSTCSCSTAAAGVTVRPAEPETKGSQRARDSLQDPAEPPSKEQLIYSVFSKKFEDLMRLKVQAESKLRSYELEVQHLQNCLENATHELKAKDDQLASLGGALQMLEEELTTTRINYEEQISVLTEQVISLSDQLAACK from the exons ATGGCAGAGAAATCGCTGGCGATGGAGGGCACCGTGCCGGAGGCCAAGTACCAGAAACTGGCCACAGAATACTCAAAG CTGAGGGCCCAAGCGACGGTGCTGAAGAAGGCGGTGCTGGAGGAGCAGTCCAAGGAGGCCAGCCTGcgggagcagctgcagcagtacgCCACCTCGTTGCGGCGTACGGAGCAGGAGGTGGACTCCCTGGGCTTTCGCAACAAGCAGCTGGAGTCCCGGGTGTCCCAGCTGCAACAGGAAATCTCGGTGCACGAGCAGCCCAAGAAGAAGGACAAGGATTCCGGCGGCAGGCGGGGATTACAGAACAATAGCCGCCCAGAAGCCGAACCACCATCGGATGCCGCTCAAGAAGCGCTCATCTTTGAGGAactgcagaagaaaatcatgGAGAATGCGCAGCTGACGTCATTG ATTGACGACAAGCAAAGGGATTTGCTGCTGCACACGGAGCGCATTGCATCGCTGGAACAAAAGCTGGAGAAGCGCATCGGCGATCAGAACGAGCTGGAGAAGCGACTCAGGAAGGAGGTGGAAACGCTGCAGCACAGGAACAGCGAGCTGGAAACTAAGCTTGTCGATGCGGCCAGCATG CTTGGCAGCGAGGATGCACTGAGCGCCACCGGCAGCGATAATACTCCTCTCCACAATCTCCAGCAGCAGTCGAATAGCAACCAACTCACTTCCGAGGATCGCATCGCGCTGCTCGAGAAGGAGGCGGCGCATTGGAGGGCTCAATTTGAAGTGGCCAAGTTGCACCAAGCATTTGTCTCGAACCCCAGCAAGGATCTCAGCacgtgcagctgcagcacgGCGGCGGCGGGCGTCACCGTTCGACCGGCAGAGCCGGAGACGAAAGGCAGTCAGCGGGCGCGAGACTCACTGCAGGATCCAGCCGAGCCGCCCTCCAAGGAGCAACTCATCTACAGTGTGTTCAGCAAGAAGTTCGAGGATCTGATGCGACTGAAAGTGCAAGCGGAGTCGAAGCTGCGATCTTACGAGCTGGAGGTGCAGCATCTGCAAAACTGCCTGGAGAACGCGACGCACGAACTGAAGGCCAAGGACGATCAGTTGGCCAGTTTGGGGGGAGCCCTGCAAATGCTCGAAGAGGAGTTG ACCACGACGCGTATTAACTACGAGGAGCAAATTAGCGTGCTGACAGAGCAGGTCATTAGTTTAAGTGACCAGCTGGCCGCATGCAAGTGA
- the LOC122619083 gene encoding protein takeout yields the protein MSKYTLLMLLLIAAVAQELTETAAQDLPEGFPKCKRDANFDKCLVDAVNVAIQQLKAGNKEFGIPPLEPLTVKKLVIDAGNAPINLRQALKNVKVHDMISTSKIQRYRTDLDKHLIICDSRTDRIEMIGDYEMSGRILLLPITGHGKANVTLINTKIEHRLIGEPFEKDGVKYMRLKDYRVAFDPKRVYMNFENLFNDKTLSDGMNRFLNENWETVFNELKVGYAKSFGIIFRELSNKLFEKVPFDNIFLS from the exons ATGTCAAAATACACGCTACTAATGCTGCTGCTAATCGCTGCGGTTGCGCAGGAACTTACTGAAACGGCGGCGCAAGATTTGC CCGAAGGCTTTCCCAAGTGCAAACGGGACGCGAACTTCGACAAATGTCTGGTGGATGCCGTCAATGTGGCGATACAGCAGCTGAAAGCGG GCAATAAGGAATTCGGCATCCCGCCCCTCGAGCCGCTGACCGTGAAGAAACTCGTTATAGACGCCGGCAATGCGCCAATAAATCTGCGCCAGGCCTTGAAGAATGTGAAGGTGCACGACATGATCTCCACCAGCAAGATCCAGCGGTACAG AACCGATCTGGACAAGCACCTGATTATCTGTGATAGCCGAACGGACCGCATCGAGATGATTGGCGACTACGAGATGTCCGGCCGCATCCTCCTGCTGCCCATCACTGGACATGGCAAGGCCAATGTCACGCTGATCAACACCAAGATCGAGCACCGCCTGATCGGCGAACCCTTCGAGAAGGATGGTGTCAAGTACATGCGACTGAAGGACTACCGCGTGGCTTTCGATCCCAAGAGGGTGTACATGAACTTCGAGAACCTCTTCAACGACAAAACCCTATCGGATGGCATGAATCGATTCCTTAACGAAAACTGGGAGACGGTGTTCAACGAGCTGAAGGTGGGATATGCCAAGAGTTTCGGCATCATTTTCAGGGAGCTGTCGAACAAACTGTTCGAGAAAGTGCCCTTcgataatatatttttaagttaa
- the LOC122619082 gene encoding uncharacterized protein LOC122619082, producing MHKCYCGVLRSGSERQQQHLAQHPERDQHPRGYLRSVTSSSRQSLRPTQFIKRPSLKTPPRFGLGHSSTELVNDFSRRNSTATTVSHCSSCSCSSSQQRQQSRAKVLRWGWKRTGGIDSSNTNHHDGYTDNRRLYEQSACVASRQRSQGQGQVYSGNSTPSPRPVQYPNQQATDELQQLQALQHFRLMNVGECFSDGRQDELRLQRAYDKISCGNSDKWNKDRANESRQQEVTRNSSTTPYALRQKLLQLRLQEEERRGRGTGATCAPLGKSCALRYN from the coding sequence ATGCACAAATGCTACTGCGGCGTATTGAGATCAGGAAgtgagcggcagcagcaacatcttgCCCAGCATCCAGAGCGAGATCAGCATCCACGTGGCTATCTCAGGTCGGTGACCTCATCTTCTAGACAAAGCCTGCGACCCACCCAGTTTATAAAGCGTCCAAGCCTAAAGACCCCGCCCAGATTTGGCCTAGGACACTCCAGCACCGAGCTGGTCAATGACTTCAGTCGCCGCAACTCCACAGCCACCACGGTGAGTCactgctccagctgcagctgcagctcctcccagcagcgccagcaaaGCAGGGCCAAGGTTTTGCGATGGGGCTGGAAACGAACAGGCGGTATTGACAGCTCAAACACGAATCACCATGATGGATACACGGACAATCGGCGGCTTTATGAGCAGAGCGCATGCGTCGCCAGTCGCCAGAGGAGCCAAGGTCAGGGTCAGGTTTACAGTGGCAACTCGACGCCATCGCCACGCCCAGTTCAGTACCCCAACCAGCAGGCCACTGATgagctgcagcaactgcaggcCCTGCAGCACTTCCGCCTGATGAACGTCGGCGAATGCTTCAGTGATGGACGCCAGGATGAGCTGCGTCTGCAGCGGGCCTATGATAAAATAAGTTGCGGTAACTCGGACAAGTGGAACAAGGATCGCGCCAATGAGAGCAGGCAACAGGAAGTGACGAGGAACAGCAGCACCACACCCTATGCCTTGAGGCAGAAGCTGCTCCAGCTGAGGctccaggaggaggagcgacGTGGCAGGGGCACGGGAGCCACCTGTGCTCCTTTGGGAAAGAGTTGCGCACTGCGATATAACTAA
- the LOC122619081 gene encoding serine/threonine-protein phosphatase alpha-1 isoform — protein sequence MSDIMNIDSIISRLLEVRGARPGKNVQLSESEIRSLCLKSREIFLSQPILLELEAPLKICGDIHGQYYDLLRLFEYGGFPPESNYLFLGDYVDRGKQSLETICLLLAYKIKYSENFFLLRGNHECASINRIYGFYDECKRRYTIKLWKTFTDCFNCLPVAAIVDEKIFCCHGGLSPDLSSMEQIRRIMRPTDVPDQGLLCDLLWSDPDKDTMGWGENDRGVSFTFGAEVVGKFLQKHEFDLICRAHQVVEDGYEFFAKRQLVTLFSAPNYCGEFDNAGAMMSVDDTLMCSFQILKPADKRRFVYPNFGSSGRPLTPPRGANNKNKKK from the exons ATGTCGGATATCATGAACATCGACAGCATCATCTCGCGTCTGCTAGAGG TGCGCGGCGCACGACCGGGAAAGAATGTGCAGCTGTCAGAGAGCGAGATCCGGAGTCTGTGCCTCAAGTCCCGCGAGATATTCCTGTCGCAGCCCATcctgctggagctggaggcaCCGCTGAAAATCTGCGGCGACATACACGGACAATACTACGACCTCTTGCGCCTGTTCGAGTACGGCGGCTTTCCGCCCGAGTCAAACTACCTGTTCCTGGGCGACTACGTCGATCGTGGCAAGCAGTCCCTGGAGACGATATGCCTGCTGCTGGCCTACAAGATCAAGTACTCGGAGAACTTCTTCTTGCTGCGCGGCAACCACGAGTGCGCCAGCATCAACCGCATCTACGG GTTCTATGACGAATGCAAACGTCGCTACACCATCAAGCTGTGGAAAACGTTCACGGACTGCTTCAACTGCCTGCCGGTGGCCGCTATCGTGGATGAGAAGATCTTCTGCTGCCACGGCGGCCTGAGTCCAGATCTGTCGTCCATGGAGCAGATACGACGCATCATGCGTCCCACAGACGTGCCCGATCAGGGACTGCTGTGCGATCTGCTGTGGTCGGATCCGGATAAGGACACCATGGGCTGGGGCGAGAATGATCGCGGCGTGAGCTTCACATTTGGAGCAGAG GTTGTGGGTAAATTTTTACAGAAGCACGAATTTGACCTGATCTGTCGGGCTCATCAGGTGGTGGAGGATGGTTACGAGTTCTTTGCCAAACGTCAGCTGGTTACGCTTTTCTCGGCGCCCAACTACTGCGGGGAGTTCGACAACGCGG GTGCCATGATGTCCGTGGACGACACATTGATGTGCTCCTTCCAGATATTGAAACCCGCCGACAAGCGACGATTTGTTTATCCCAACTTTGGCAGCTCAGGACGTCCTTTGACACCGCCACGTGGggccaacaataaaaacaagaaaaaataa
- the LOC122619079 gene encoding zinc finger protein DZIP1 → MGFKGKYPQMVRETGFKLRQYRDGPLDWRLMGSYETERILREQNFELVDKALAHLSEAPLGTVLETHILDSGIAKYFVMSQYAIQYLMCCRTYLDECVTDLKEAHTTAQEEIATLRKSLSESNNEVVQLHKRITQIEAIREVVYPCHLCTKNFISNEALNVHIGRKHRVASPPSLTSATGKEKDRDKATDVHLINTIKMELEIKQLKERLNAAERNIKERSTGSKRVSPRQEQRTVGIQSNLAEPKEKDEDSGEARQSEASERKEQLTGLAERLSNFEEWQSQLKHSNEQFIQDINKRLEGLSQALEQSKQASGSTPPLEDRVATPCLEDLERILTEKVAEIGKISAHRLEEVVFHLEVGYKEKLEALERELKQLSAPKVQPQPVQTVPAASKIPKPVVLKEETNIDRIRKQVESEFLKKKHDDDTYSIEEAPRKSPVKPFPPLVTQVQVVEKEQPSAGSSGSNPTYTKSPRDHISSKPETREATDISESLSQEETENEEERSLTEEEGTEVSASESEAAKDPKPKTIKPSGRIIKSPQKPLTRKDARKMVNRKLMPHGFDMKSKGISHTSLKRVNSELTEHRNKLKLQYPHFYATRNRIRKFVEKLCSAKFSERAEMLLKHKSPLKPMEVPGKRIARSATSEKSEEDMASSQDEEQADEQTDSSEQGSRSSSPRRPVSRDFKARLEEILVKPAATVRGASKSSLSSRPVPLPRKRVMFNTTEDGKSFNDSDDNLK, encoded by the exons ATGGGATTCAAGGGCAAATATCCGCAGATGGTCCGGGAAACGGGCTTTAAACTGAGACAGTATCGCGATGGTCCACTGGATTGGAGGCTTATGG GATCCTATGAAACGGAGAGGATTCTCAGGGAGCAGAACTTCGAGCTGGTGGACAAGGCGTTGGCCCACCTTTCGGAGGCTCCGCTGGGCACTGTCCTGGAAACTCACATTCTGGACAGCGGCATTGCGAAGTACTTTGTGATGTCACAGTATGCCATACAGTATTTGATGTGCTGTCGCACCTACCTGGACGAATGTGTCACGGATCTGAAGGAGGCGCATACGACGGCCCAGGAGGAGATAGCCACGCTGCGCAAGTCCCTGAGCGAGTCCAACAACGAAGTGGTGCAGCTGCACAAGAGAATCACTCAGATCGAGGCCATTCGCGAGGTGGTCTACCCCTGTCATCTGTGCACCAAGAATTTCATCAGCAACGAGGCCCTAAATGTACACATTGGTCGCAAGCATCGTGTGGCTTCACCGCCAAGTCTGACTTCCGCCACGGGGAAGGAGAAGGATAGGGATAAGGCCACCGATGTGCACCTGATAAACACCATCAAAATGGAGCTGGAGATCAAGCAGCTAAAGGAGCGCCTGAATGCCGCCGAGCGGAATATTAAGGAGCGCAGCACGGGATCGAAGCGCGTAAGTCCGCGCCAGGAGCAGCGCACCGTGGGCATCCAGAGCAATCTGGCGGAGCCCAAGGAGAAGGACGAGGACAGCGGAGAGGCCAGGCAAAGTGAGGCCAGCGAAAGGAAAGAGCAACTCACAGGATTGGCGGAACGACTGAGCAACTTCGAGGAGTGGCAATCACAGCTCAAGCACAGCAACGAGCAGTTCATACAG GACATTAACAAGCGGCTGGAGGGTCTGAGCCAAGCGCTCGAGCAGAGTAAACAGGCTTCCGGCAGCACGCCTCCGCTGGAGGATCGGGTGGCCACACCGTGTCTGGAGGATCTGGAGCGCATACTCACCGAGAAGGTGGCAGAGATTGGAAAGATCAGTGCACACAGGCTGGAAGAGGTGGTCTTCCACCTAGAAGTGGGCTACAAGGAGAAACTGGAGGCCCTGGAGCGGGAGCTTAAGCAGCTGAGTGCTCCAAAGGTGCAGCCACAGCCTGTGCAGACTGTGCCAGCTGCCTCGAAAATACCCAAGCCGGTGGTTCTCAAGGAGGAAACCAACATTGATCGCATTCGCAAGCAGGTGGAGAGCGAGTTCCTCAAAAAGAAACATGACGATGACACCTATTCCATTGAGGAGGCGCCTCGAAAGAGTCCGGTGAAACCATTTCCGCCGCTGGTGACCCAAGTTCAAGTGgtggagaaggagcagccaaGTGCTGGTAGTTCGGGCAGCAATCCAACTTATACGAAATCACCAAGGGATCATATTTCTAGTAAGCCGGAAACGAGGGAAGCGACGGACATCAGCGAGAGTCTCAGCCAAGAGGAGACGGAGAATGAAGAGGAGCGTAGCCTGACAGAGGAGGAGGGCACTGAGGTTTCCGCCTCCGAGTCGGAAGCAGCCAAGGATCCCAAGCCAAAGACGATCAAACCTTCAGGAAGGATTATCAA GAGTCCTCAAAAACCACTTACCCGCAAGGATGCCCGGAAGATGGTCAACCGGAAGTTGATGCCTCACGGCTTTGACATGAAGTCCAAGGGTATTTCCCATACCTCCCTGAAGAGGGTCAACTCTGAGCTGACGGAGCACCGCAATAAACTGAAACTG CAATATCCACATTTTTATGCTACTCGAAATCGCATACGCAAGTTTGTTGAAAAACTCTGCTCCGCCAAGTTCTCGGAACGTGCGGAAATGCTGCTAAAGCACAAGAGTCCACTGAAACCCATGGAGGTTCCAGGCAAAAGGATCGCCAGATCCGCGACATCTGAAAAGTCTGAGGAGGATATGGCCAGCTCCCAGGACGAAGAGCAGGCGGATGAGCAAACGGATAGCAGCGAGCAGGGATCGCGAAGCTCCAGTCCTCGCAGACCAGTTAGTCGCGATTTCAAGGCTCGTCTGGAGGAGATTCTGGTCAAACCGGCGGCCACTGTGCGAGGAGCTTCCAAGTCGTCCTTGAGTTCGCGGCCAGTACCGCTGCCCAGGAAGCGGGTGATGTTCAACACCACGGAGGACGGAAAGAGCTTCAATGACAGCGATGATAACTTAAAATGA
- the LOC122619080 gene encoding acetylcholine receptor subunit beta-like 2, translating into MWHWSLLCVFLLVPLANSTAPISFEANPDTKRLYDDLLSNYNRLIRPVVNNTETLTVWLGLKLSQLIEVNLKNQVMTTNLWVKQRWFDYKLRWDPEEYGGVEQLYVPSEHIWVPDIVLYNNWDGNYEVTLMTKATLKYTGEVFWEPPAIYKSSCEMNVEYFPYDEQICFMKFGSWTYNGAQVDLKHLDQVPGSNLVQVGIDLTEFYLSVEWDILEVPATKNEEYYPDTLEPFSDITFKLTMRRKTLFYTVNLIVPCVALTFLTVLVFYLPSDSGEKVTLCISILVSLTVFFLLLAEIIPPTSLAVPLLGKYLLFTMILVSLSVWTTVCVLNIHFRSPSTHNMSPLVRKLFLHFMPKLMMMRRTQYTLPDYDDSTPSNGYTNEIDVRDSISDFPSEFKDSQDGAYDNGMQNSVDSDNVIPRNLTPEVLQALRAVRFIAQHIKDADKDNEIVEDWKFVSMVLDRFFLWLFTLSCVFGTLAIICQSPSLYDTRSPIDRQLSEIPLRKNNFMLPPDIVRQVLT; encoded by the exons atgtGGCATTGGagtttgttgtgtgttttcCTACTGGTTCCGCTGGCCAATTCCACGG CTCCAATAAGTTTTGAGGCAAATCCGGACACCAAACGTCTCTATGATGATTTGTTGAGCAACTACAATCGCTTGATTAGGCCCGTTGTGAACAACACGGAGACGCTGACGGTTTGGTTAGGTCTGAAATTGTCTCAGCTGATTGAGGTCAACCTAAAGAACCAGGTGATGACCACCAATCTGTGGGTGAAGCAG cGCTGGTTCGACTACAAGTTGCGCTGGGATCCGGAGGAATACGGCGGAGTTGAGCAGCTCTATGTGCCATCTGAGCACATTTGGGTGCCGGATATTGTGCTGTACAACAACTGGGATGGCAACTATGAA GTAACGCTGATGACCAAAGCCACTCTGAAGTACACGGGCGAAGTCTTTTGGGAGCCACCTGCTATTTACAAGTCATCCTGCGAGATGAACGTCGAATACTTTCCGTACGACGAACAGATCTGCTTCATGAAGTTCGGTTCATGGACCTACAATGGTGCCCAAGTGGATCTGAAGCATTTGGATCAG GTTCCTGGCAGCAACCTAGTGCAAGTTGGCATTGACCTCACGGAATTCTACTTGTCCGTGGAATGGGACATACTGGAAGTGCCGGCTACCAAGAATGAGGAGTATTACCCTGATACCCTGGAACCGTTTTCAG ATATAACATTCAAGTTGACCATGCGGCGAAAGACCTTGTTCTATACCGTCAACTTGATTGTACCTTGTGTGGCTTTAACGTTCCTCACGGTGTTGGTCTTCTATTTGCCCAGCGATTCGGGCGAAAAG GTTACGTTATGTATTTCGATACTCGTGTCGTTGACCGTGTTTTTCCTGCTCTTGGCCGAAATTATCCCCCCCACCTCGTTGGCGGTGCCCCTGCTGGGCAAGTACCTCCTCTTTACCATGATACTCGTCTCGCTCTCCGTTTGGACGACGGTCTGCGTGCTGAACATCCATTTCAG ATCGCCCTCCACGCACAACATGTCGCCGCTGGTGCGGAAGCTCTTCCTGCACTTCATGCCCaagctgatgatgatgcgcCGGACGCAGTACACCCTGCCCGACTACGACGACTCCACGCCGAGCAACGGGTACACCAACGAGATCGATGTGCG TGACAGCATCAGCGATTTTCCCAGCGAGTTTAAGGACAGCCAGGATGGCGCTTACGATAATGGCATGCAGAACTCTGTGG ATTCCGACAATGTGATACCGCGCAACTTAACACCCGAAGTGCTGCAGGCGTTGCGTGCGGTCAGATTTATTGCGCAGCACATCAAGGATGCCGACAAGGATAACGAG ATTGTGGAGGACTGGAAGTTCGTATCGATGGTGCTGGACCGCTTCTTCCTCTGGCTCTTCACGCTGTCCTGTGTGTTCGGGACCTTGGCCATAATATGCCAGTCGCCGTCGCTGTATGACACCCGGTCGCCCATCGACCGCCAGCTGAGCGAGATTCCTTTGCgcaaaaacaatttcatgCTGCCGCCGGACATTGTCCGTCAGGTCCTAACCTAA